The Thermodesulfovibrio thiophilus DSM 17215 genome contains a region encoding:
- a CDS encoding GmrSD restriction endonuclease domain-containing protein, translating into MDEEKTIELNEIDFEQSLEEETEIIPQDRKIYTDKGDPEIDSLYGKYKRGKLILQPDFQRYFVWDNAKSSRLIESAFLDIPLPVIYLSEGQDGKEYVIDGQQRLTAFFSFIDGKFPDGKDFKLSGLKVYKNLNSRTFKELDEEFQDKIKYCKIRTITFKKESDPDLKFEIFERLNTGSVSLNDQELRNCVYRGPYNDLLKELAKDRDFMYLLNLKTPEKRMRDVELVLRFASFYHSTYLNYKPPMRKFLNNDMEKYQYITDKDSIELRTVFKNSVTIIKSLLDKHAFKRFYKGNEKNPNGYWEPKKFNASLYDILMFSFAREDKNKVYQNLDSIREALVYLMTNDQEFIDSIELSTSTVQAVRTRFDKWRLALQEIIGISQKETRCFSLKFKEELYKKDSTCSICGQKIHHIDDAAIDHIEQYWKGGKTIPENARLTHRYCNWSRPRKE; encoded by the coding sequence ATGGATGAAGAGAAAACAATTGAATTGAATGAAATTGATTTTGAACAATCATTAGAAGAAGAGACTGAAATTATACCACAAGATCGGAAAATCTATACTGATAAAGGAGACCCTGAAATAGATTCTCTATATGGAAAATATAAAAGGGGAAAACTTATATTACAACCCGATTTTCAACGATATTTTGTGTGGGATAATGCAAAATCATCTCGCTTAATTGAGTCTGCTTTCCTTGATATACCTTTACCAGTTATTTATTTATCTGAAGGACAAGATGGCAAAGAATATGTAATTGATGGTCAACAGAGGTTAACTGCTTTCTTCTCATTTATTGACGGTAAATTTCCAGATGGAAAAGATTTTAAATTATCTGGACTAAAGGTATATAAGAATTTAAATAGTAGGACTTTTAAAGAATTAGATGAAGAGTTTCAAGACAAAATTAAATATTGTAAGATTCGTACCATTACATTTAAAAAAGAGTCAGACCCTGACCTTAAATTTGAAATTTTTGAAAGATTAAATACTGGATCTGTTTCTTTAAATGACCAAGAATTAAGAAATTGTGTTTATAGAGGTCCTTATAACGATTTGTTAAAAGAGCTTGCTAAAGATAGAGATTTTATGTATCTATTAAATTTAAAAACACCTGAAAAAAGAATGAGAGATGTGGAACTTGTTCTAAGGTTTGCCAGTTTTTACCATTCAACTTATCTTAATTATAAACCACCTATGAGAAAATTTCTTAATAATGATATGGAGAAATATCAGTACATAACTGACAAAGATAGTATTGAACTAAGAACAGTATTTAAAAATTCAGTAACTATAATTAAATCCTTACTTGATAAACATGCTTTCAAAAGATTTTACAAAGGAAATGAAAAAAATCCAAATGGATATTGGGAGCCTAAAAAATTCAATGCTTCTCTTTATGATATTTTAATGTTTAGTTTTGCACGAGAAGATAAAAATAAAGTCTATCAAAATTTAGATTCTATTCGTGAAGCACTTGTATATCTTATGACTAATGATCAGGAGTTTATAGATTCAATAGAACTTTCAACAAGCACAGTTCAGGCAGTAAGAACAAGATTTGATAAATGGAGATTAGCATTACAAGAAATTATAGGAATTTCTCAAAAGGAAACTCGTTGTTTTTCTCTAAAATTTAAAGAAGAACTTTATAAAAAAGATTCCACCTGTTCAATTTGTGGTCAAAAGATTCATCACATAGATGATGCTGCAATTGACCATATTGAGCAATATTGGAAAGGTGGCAAGACTATTCCAGAAAATGCTCGGCTGACACACAGATACTGCAATTGGTCAAGACCGAGAAAAGAATGA